A stretch of DNA from Solea senegalensis isolate Sse05_10M unplaced genomic scaffold, IFAPA_SoseM_1 scf7180000014306, whole genome shotgun sequence:
GAGCACAAGGGATGGACACTCCTAACGGATTCCCACTAATAAAGAAAATTTCACTCAAATACAATGCAGCCACTCCATCCAGTGCCCCAGTGGAGAGACTATTTAGCCTGGGGAAGCTGGTCTTCACCCCAAAGAGAAACAGGCTGACAGACTAGAGGTTTgaaatgctgctgcttcttAGATACAATCAGTGGTTTGAAGGGTAGGCTACATGGGTTAGTCGGATACACGACGGACACATGAATAGATGAGTGTTTTAGAAGGAGTGTTTGGATGGGTAGATGAATATCTAGGAGCTAAAGTTCAATCTTTAAAAGCACTCCATCTTGTTaaactgtttactttttttaatgaagataAAGAAATACAGCAGCCTATGTCTTCCAGACTTTTTATCTCAGATTGttagagtttgatttatttaatttgctaCAGTTActgcaaacacactttacatTATTTAACTGTTTACCTCTGAAGAAAATACTTGAAGTACAGAATGTCTACTTTTgttgtgaacaaaacacttGGAAGTACAGGTTTTTTACTTGACCagttgtctcaggttgagagagtttgatttaatttgctcgagttaaatgcactttatatggtgtaactgtATAATACTTGaagtaataataaatgataaacatcTTGCTGTCTGTCGATGTGCAATAAATATCAAAAGtctgttctactcatttcaaATGACTTGTgaaaactgcacaaaaaaaaaatcgaaatTTTTTGACATATAGCAACTTTAtgcaaatagttactttccctgtTAGcgagttacttttattatagagtaatttagttactaactcagttactttttggaacaagtagtgagtaactataactaattacttttttaaagtaacattcccaacactgtatataatatacatactatatgtgtatacatgaacatacatgtatgtatatatatatatgtgtatatatatatatatatacacacacatagatgtgagtatttgttgttgcagtaccacgagtggccactgGGAAAAAGTCTTCAACGCAGAGTGGGCGGAGCTTCATGGGCTTGCGTCGCTGTCCTGTGACGTCTACGCCGCGCGCCTCACACATGCTGCAATGACTGAATTTCCTGTTCATTTCTTCGATTGTTTGTGATAAACATGTCGGTTTTTCACGACGAGATCGAGATCGAGGACTTTGAATATGACGAGGACACGGAGACATATTACTTCCCCTGTCCCTGCGGAGACAGGTTCGCCATCACTAAAGTACGTGTACCCGGAGCTAACGGCTAACAGCTAACAACCGCCAGTCTCCACTTGACAATCCTACACATTTTACGTCCTTAAAGATGATTTAacgttttaatttaaatttcacTTAATCTCGTGGTTTAAGTGTTTGGGAGAATTCGGCGGTGATTTCACGTTCGTCAGATCGTGTTAATCTGCTGCTTGTCTATGACACAGTTTTTAAGCCGTAACCGGATGAGTTAATCCTGTCATTCATGTTCTATTTTAATGATCGTTTTATGCTTTTTATTAGTTTACAAGTGAGTCACGTGGTGTGGCGTCACAGGTCGTAGtaagtgatgaatgaatgagtgagtgaagtgtGTCCCTGTGTTCATGTCCTCTTTTCCTCAGGAGGACCTGCAGAGTGGAGAGGACGTGGCTTCGTGTCCCAGCTGCTCTCTGATCGTCAGAGTCATTTATGATGAGGTGAGTCACTGTACGTGATGCTGATACTGTGCGGATATGATGCTGATACTGTGCTGATATGATGCTGATATGATGCTGATACTGTGCGGATATGATGCTGATACTGTGCTGATATGATGCTGATACTGTGCGGATATGATGCTGATACTGTGCTGATATGATTCAgtttagggatgcaccgatatgactatttccgccaattccgatattaatattgctgctatggccgataaccgatatctatcgatatcgatatatgttttaaaaaaagtttctgagatgataaaagtttgtacagaatgaaaatcatgcaagctgaatttttgaatgtcttcctttattttcagaacatgttttacctccaaataacaaggtcacataagacacaagtaaccaactacaagtaaaggtttttagaaacctttaccacttgtagcaagtgtgtaactaaatgaaagtacagtttaactccctcaactcactaaactcctgtgagaaagtttggatcataaattacaaacatgaacataaataaaaataataccctgccaaagttactgtaaccgcgataagggcgtctatactgggtacgtaaataaagtcaacaacccttcctcccggcaacaacaaccgcgccacttcccttcacaataaaactacacaacaaatatgagaaacaatacctgacaagctctactaagagctgccataataaaagaaaacatgttaaaatactttatcaaacttgccagtattcatggcaaccagatatttattcaattgcaaaacatcggaaaagtagcggcgacttggcaggttgttgcggggttcaatatgcgctatcaaccgtcggaaccctcggctggtcgtcaagagcaatcatttccattaccttgatcgttattgccctggccactgtcttcctttggtcgagtcccagctgcgctgctttctttttgtctgctgcctaatgttactagcgttagcttcctgccgttgtttgtgtacttcagggtgacggtttttcaaatgacataatcaaatttgtggtattgaatgacttgacgtggaaccctccgcgcattacctcgactttgcaagtgttgcataatgctttttacgtatcttctattgacaccctgaaaaatcgcccacaccgctgacattctctctcctcaacacacacacacacacacatcttgtgctgcacTTGCGCCACTGAcactgtcatatgcccaaacaaatgtcacatggtctccccttcccgacacacaaacagcaattagacgggtataaacatcggttgttaaaatcggcgcagttttactcattggaccgatgccgatatattaaaaaatgacgaacatcggccgataacaatattaatgccgatatatcgtgcatccctaattcaattcaattttatttgtatagcgccaaatcataacatacatgatctcaaggcactgtacataggcAACATCaatgagagcagagaaccccaacagttcacacaatgagcaaacactaggcatcagtggagagaaaaatctctgagagaaccaggctcagaggggtgcggtcatctgcctcgaccgattgGGATGAAAGGTAAATGGGGGACAGAATGGTgggagaaaggacaagagagagatgaggtagagacagaagagagagagagagaccaggagcagatacacaacaactgtatcaagttacaagtttataaagttactgatatcgacttttaattatagcacaataataatggtgatgatatgtatgatatggatagccttgaaaactggatctgaatcctgcaacctgcaagatgagaatacacagagagagagagggaaggaacgaaagacacaaaagacgcaaactagggagagagacaaggttaatgacatataaaaagtcatattcataccctgagggtgagagagtgaatgtgcgtgcaccacaggaaaatcccccaagattcaagtttttatttgtcacatgtggatGTACAAGTACATCCCCAGTGAAATGACTTTACAACAAACCCCACTGTGCAGcaataaactaaaaatgaaaataaatttaaatttaaaacccagttttgcaaaataaatagctatgttatattatttacataaattaTAAGTACACAAGAAACATATTGAAACACATTGCACATGTACATAGCAGCAGTatgaatttaaatatgtgtgtgtgtgtggggtgaatGGGTTGAGTGTGTGGGGGTATGAAtgggttgagtgtgtgtgtgggtgtgtgtgggtgtgtgtgtgtgtgtgtgtgtgtgtggagggctGAGTATTCATGTGGGTGGTTGAAAGTTCAGCATCCTGATGGCCTGAGGTAAGAAGCTCGTCCTCAGCCTCTCTGTTTTGGCCATGCAGGAGTGGAGACGTTGGCCAGACGGCAGCCACTGGAACAGTCTGTTAAACGGGTGGTGAGTGTCCTTTATGAtcctcctggctctgctagtgcAGCGCCTCGTGTATATCTCCTGCAGAGTGGGCAGGGCTGTCCTGGTGGAACGTTCAGCACAGTGGATCACTCTGTGGAGAGCTGTCCTGTCCCTGGCAGTGATGCTGCCGGTGAGCACAGATTCCACTGCTGCAGTGTAAAAGGTTCTCTGCAGCACTGAGGAGATCTTGAATTTCCTCAGCTGTCTCAGGTGGTACAGGTGCTGCCTTGCTCTCTTTACCAGGGTGGAGATGTGTGGTCCAGGTTAGGTCCTCGGAGATGTGGACACCGAGGTACCTGTAGCTGCTAACTCTCTCCACCGGGGTCCCGTAGATCCTGAGGGGGGTGTGATGTCTCCGCTGCTTCTCCCTCCTGAAATCCACAACTGTCTCCTTGGTCTTAGAGACGTTCAGGTCCAGGTTGTTTTTCTTGCACCATGTCGACAGTGCATCCAGTCACCACAGGGACAATATCATCTATAAGCTTAGCAATGAAGTCCGTCACCACTTCCACTAAACAGACTGACGTCATCACTGGGGGACTCCTGGAACATGTTCCAGTCCAGGTCGCACAGTGCGTCCTGCAGTGTGGCCTCACTGTGGAGAGAAGATCAAGGAAAGCATGGCCGAATTCTGGGAGAAGATGGAAGGGGTGACAGTGGAAGTCAAAAAGCTCCAGGAGTCATGACtgaaataaagatataaatataaagatattCCTCGCATCACACCAGTTGTTATTTGTCATGAAGCACATGCCTCCCCCTTGCTTTTACCAGATTCCTTGGTCCTGTCCATGCGAAACAGGGAGAAAGTATCTGCAGGAACAATGGCGTGGTCTGGCACAGCGGGAGTCAGCCATAACTCTGTGAAACAAAGAACATTGCAGTCCCTTATGTCCCTTTGGTAGCGCACACGGGCCCTGATCTCGTCCAGCTTGTTGTCCAGGGACTGGACATTAGCCAGCAGAATACTGGGCAGCGGTGGACGGTGTGCACTCGCTCACAGTCTGTTGCGGCCCTTCTTCCCCAATGTTATTTCCTGCGTTTCCCGTGAGGTGAGGGTCCATTGTTTGTGGCCGCGTCCCGTAGGATCTCCTTCGGCCAGGTAGAGCATGAGTGTTTAATCCCTAAAATCTTGAGTGGAGATGTCCCTGCAACACTCGGAAGTAAACTGCAGTCATAGACTATCGTTTGCAGGTTTctctgaaccagctctaactataagctttatccaaaaggaaagtttgaagtctaactttaaatatagagagaggctccgcctcccaaacTGTTATTGGAATCTGGTtccacagaagaggaggagcctggtaaatGAAGGCTTCTGCttttacagactctgggaaccacaagtaaacctgtattttgtgctattagggtgatagggtaagactaggtctttcaggtgtgaaggggcctgaccattaagtgctttgtacgtgaggaggaggattttaaattgaattctaaactgtgggtggagccagtgtagagaagctaacactggagttatatggtctctctttctagttcctgtcagaactcgtgctgcagcattttga
This window harbors:
- the dph3 gene encoding DPH3 homolog, with the protein product MSVFHDEIEIEDFEYDEDTETYYFPCPCGDRFAITKEDLQSGEDVASCPSCSLIVRVIYDEDVFVSGEIIDAPRHSSENKLELLQS